One genomic region from Deltaproteobacteria bacterium encodes:
- a CDS encoding thiamine pyrophosphate-dependent dehydrogenase E1 component subunit alpha yields the protein MEKELNPGKRGDVELVADDLDEALLLEMFRKAYTIRRFEQRCVELYREGFIRGYFHPYLGEEGVAVGSIAAIGRDDYIVSTHRGHGHCICKGGDLKLMMAEIMGRETGYCNGRGGSMHIANLDDHNLGANGIVGGGIPIATGAALGIKIKKGGEVVLGFFSDGAANNGVFGESLNLAAIFDLPVVFVLENNHYAVSTPVEYSSRVTDLARRADGYGMPGVTVDGNDAVAVYLETKKAVSRARRGKGPTLIEAKTYRHGGHHVNDPGLYMDQAAMARWKSRDPVDLLRKRLNDDAKIREIEEEVESELAEAVEFAKKSPAPSVEEFLASIEDY from the coding sequence ATGGAAAAAGAGCTGAATCCAGGAAAGCGTGGAGACGTGGAGCTTGTCGCTGATGACCTCGATGAGGCGCTTCTGTTGGAAATGTTCCGGAAGGCCTATACGATCCGCCGTTTCGAGCAGAGGTGTGTCGAGCTCTATCGTGAGGGTTTCATAAGGGGTTATTTCCACCCGTATCTCGGGGAAGAAGGCGTTGCGGTCGGGTCCATCGCCGCCATCGGCCGCGACGATTACATCGTCAGTACCCACCGCGGCCACGGGCACTGCATCTGCAAGGGGGGGGATCTGAAGCTGATGATGGCCGAAATCATGGGGAGAGAGACCGGATACTGCAACGGTCGTGGAGGTTCGATGCATATCGCGAACCTGGATGACCACAATCTGGGGGCAAACGGCATCGTCGGCGGGGGTATTCCCATTGCCACAGGCGCGGCCCTGGGAATAAAGATCAAGAAGGGGGGAGAGGTCGTTCTCGGTTTTTTCAGCGATGGAGCGGCGAACAACGGCGTTTTCGGGGAGTCGCTGAATCTCGCGGCGATCTTCGATCTTCCCGTGGTTTTCGTCCTGGAGAACAACCACTACGCCGTCTCCACCCCTGTGGAGTATTCCAGCAGGGTGACCGATCTGGCACGGAGGGCCGACGGTTACGGGATGCCCGGGGTGACTGTAGACGGAAACGATGCCGTCGCGGTCTATCTGGAAACCAAGAAGGCGGTCTCTAGGGCCCGCCGGGGGAAGGGCCCCACCCTGATAGAGGCAAAGACCTATCGCCACGGCGGACATCACGTCAACGATCCCGGCCTCTACATGGACCAGGCCGCCATGGCACGGTGGAAATCAAGGGACCCAGTAGATCTGCTCAGGAAGAGACTCAACGACGATGCAAAGATCAGAGAGATCGAGGAGGAGGTTGAATCGGAACTAGCAGAGGCCGTCGAATTTGCCAAGAAGAGCCCTGCTCCGTCTGTGGAGGAATTTCTGGCGAGCATCGAGGACTACTGA
- a CDS encoding alpha-ketoacid dehydrogenase subunit beta yields the protein MAEMMYREALNMALREEMQRDPLVFVIGEGIGQRGGSYKVTDRLYEEFGAHRVIDMPISEASFTGAAVGAAIVGARPVVEILFIDFSMLAMDQIVNQAAKYNFMSGGKGHVPMVLRTQGGAGNGLAAQHSQSLEAFFYHIPGLKVVMPSVPYDAKGLLKSSIREDSPVVFIEHKLLYMTKGEVPEEEYLLPLGKADVKRSGNDITVVTYSYMTLKCLEAAEVLEKEGIGVEVVDLRTLTPLDKETILESVRKTGRALVVHEACKRGGVGGDIAAMIMEEAYDDLDGPVQRVAGKNTPIPYNIDLEKVCVPTVEEIAEAIIRMV from the coding sequence ATGGCTGAGATGATGTACAGGGAGGCGCTTAACATGGCCCTCCGCGAAGAAATGCAAAGGGACCCTCTGGTTTTCGTTATTGGGGAAGGGATCGGTCAAAGGGGGGGATCCTACAAAGTAACGGACCGGTTGTACGAGGAATTCGGTGCCCACCGGGTGATCGACATGCCCATTTCCGAGGCCTCCTTTACGGGTGCTGCCGTGGGGGCGGCCATTGTGGGCGCCCGGCCCGTGGTGGAGATCCTGTTCATCGACTTTTCCATGCTTGCCATGGATCAGATCGTAAACCAGGCGGCCAAGTACAACTTCATGTCCGGAGGAAAGGGCCATGTCCCCATGGTGCTGAGAACCCAGGGCGGGGCCGGAAACGGTCTGGCCGCCCAGCATTCTCAGAGCCTCGAGGCCTTTTTCTATCATATTCCCGGCCTGAAAGTCGTGATGCCCTCCGTACCTTACGATGCGAAGGGACTTCTGAAATCATCGATCCGCGAGGACAGCCCGGTGGTCTTCATCGAACACAAGTTGCTCTACATGACAAAGGGGGAAGTCCCGGAAGAGGAATATTTACTCCCCCTTGGAAAAGCCGATGTGAAGAGATCCGGTAACGACATAACGGTGGTGACATACTCCTACATGACCCTGAAATGCCTTGAGGCGGCGGAGGTACTGGAGAAGGAGGGAATCGGTGTCGAGGTTGTCGATCTGCGAACCCTCACCCCCCTGGACAAGGAGACGATTCTCGAGTCGGTCAGGAAAACCGGCAGGGCCCTCGTCGTTCATGAGGCCTGCAAGAGGGGAGGTGTGGGAGGTGATATTGCGGCCATGATAATGGAGGAGGCTTACGACGATCTGGACGGACCGGTTCAGCGGGTGGCAGGAAAGAACACGCCTATTCCGTACAATATCGATTTGGAAAAGGTCTGCGTTCCCACGGTCGAGGAGATTGCGGAGGCGATTATCAGAATGGTATGA